In Bombus affinis isolate iyBomAffi1 unplaced genomic scaffold, iyBomAffi1.2 ctg00000774.1, whole genome shotgun sequence, the following are encoded in one genomic region:
- the LOC126928269 gene encoding omega-amidase NIT2-like isoform X2 has product MFDVKGCKIGIGICYDIRFEEMARIYRNKGCQMLIYPAAFNMTTGPLHWSLLQRSRANDNQLYVACISPARVPSASYVAWGHTQLTNPWGKILYDLETQENMVVTDIDLKVVEEVRAQIPTFSQRRTDLYDTVYKKE; this is encoded by the exons atgtttgatgtgaagggctgcaaaataggtattggcatttgctatgatatcagattcgaggaaatggcacgcatttatcggaacaaag gttgccaaatgctgatatatccggcggcattcaatatgaccactggaccactgcactggtcattacttcagcgttccagagcgaatgacaatcaattatacgtcgcctgtatatcaccggctcgtgttccttcagcaagttatgtcgcatggggacatacacagttgacaaatccctgggggaaaatcctttatgatttggaaactcaggaaaatatggtggtcaccgatatcg atttgaaagttgttgaggaagtaagggctcagatacctacattttctcaaagacgtacggatttgtacgacactgtctataaaaaggagtaa